CTTTTCTAATTCTTTAATTTTCTCTAACTTTCTAACCTTTTCCTTTATATCTTCTCCCTCATCTTTGTTTAAAACCACCTCGGTTCTATTACTAATTTTTTTTTTAGAGGAACTTCCCTAACATTAACCAAAGGTCCAAAGCCAATGAAAGAAATATCTGGATACATTTTCCCAAAAGAGCTATTTAAAATTCTATTATCTTTATCTTTAATATTCATATATTTATATTTTATTATATCTTCCTTCTTTGATTCATTCCATAGGTATATAGGACTCCAACTTTCTCCCATATTCTCACTAAACCTACTCAGAACATTATTATATTCTAACCATACAATCCATATCTTGTTATTATAATAAATAATAGTAGGATGAGAACAATTTTCAGGGTTAGACATTGTATCCTCTATTTCCTTATTTATATGACCCCTTTCTATGGAAAACCTTCCATATTTCACAACAAAATTCCCATCATCTTCTTCACTATAAACTAAATTTATTTTATCATCAATAATTAATAAATCTAAATATAATTTAACTTTTCCTCCACTAGTCAATTGAATTTTTTCTTCCCATTTTCTTTCTTTACAATTGAAATGTTTTAGGTATATTTCTTCTTTATCTTTATAATCATAGTAACTTATAATAATTTTATTATCTTTTCTAGCAATTTGAAAAGGATTAAGTAGTTTTAAAACTTTTATTTCATCTACCTTATTTGTTAACCAATTTTCATCACTGTATAAATGATGATATATTTCATATGTATTTGCATTATTTAACATTTCTACACAATAAATAATATGAAAATCTTTAGCATGATTTAGGATATTTAAATTTTTAACCAATGGTACTGATTTTTCAGTAAGTTCTATTCTTTCTAGATTATTATCTTCTAAAATTATTAATATTAAATTGTAATTGGTATCCTGGTAAACAATATATATATTGTCCAAGTCATCTATAGATACATCGTATTCTTCTAAAGAGTCCTCTGTTATAACTATCTTCTCTACTTCTTGAGTTATATAGTTAAAAATAAATAAATTTAAACACTGATTCTTCCATTGAAACATATAAATATTATTAAGACTATCAACAACAATTATAAATTCATCATTATAAAAAGTCACTTTTTGGTCACCACCTAAATATAAATCCTCATATAATCTTATTACTCAAATTTTAAAATATGCTAGTTTTTTAGTTTGTAACAGAAAAGCAATAACTAGAATATATTAACATTAAGAGTAACAACTCCAATTTGAAAGGGGGAAAAAAATGAAATCAAAAATAAAACCAGATTCTATTGATGCTGGTATAACTGAAAATTGCTGTAAAGGAAATACTGGATGTGAATGGGATGGTAGTCTTAGAGGCGTAAGAACTGAACCAATTTTTGTTCAAAAAGTATATGATGCAACTCTTGTAAATATGCAATCTTTAAAAACTGTAACTAATTTAAGCTTTAGACCACGCCTTAGTAAAGATGATAGAATAGTTAAAGTATTAGACGTAAGATGTAGAAAGTTTTTCAATCCTAAGAATATTAATGATAAAGATAATTTGACTGTTTCTCCTAAAACTGAAATATCAGGTGGTAAATTTGTTGAAGATGGCAATGGAAAGGATGTTACTGTTGTAGGTCCTGATGGATTGAAAAATGAAAAAATAATATTTGCTGATACATCTGACTGTGATGAAAAGGGTAAAGGAACACCAATTTTTGGTACGCAAACTGTGAAAATCTTTGGAACAGTAGTTATAGAGATAGATGTTATAATTCAAGATTGTAGACGTAGAAGACACAAAGTTACTTTAACAGCGAAAGCTGAAATTGCACCTTTTACTTCCCCAATAGTTATGACCAATTTCTTTGAATTATGTTTACCATCTGTATTTAATTCAGCATTTTTACCAAGATTTGCAGAATTCTGTAATTTAAGCTGTGAAACAAGATTAGCTACTAATAGCTTGCAAAGAGATTTATTCATTGACCCTAAATGTGGTACTGTAAAAGCAAATTTAATAATAGCCATATGTGTATCTTGTGAGAAGAAAGTAATTGTACCTGTACAATTATGTGTACTTTCAACTGGTTTCCCTGAATTATCACCAGAGATATCACCAATTTGTAATACATTCCCAAGCCTATTTCCTGAACAAATTGACGAAGAAAAAAAACCATGTCCTAGACCTCGCCCAAGAACATTTTCACTTGAGGGTGAAGGAGAAATTGAAACAAGAGATTCACTAGAAAAAGATATTAATGAAGAGTTTGATGAAGCTCTTGAAGAAGACTTTGAAGAATAATAAATAATTAAAAAGATGCCCTAGGGCATCTTTTTTTTTACTTTCTATAGTTATCAGCTGGTATACCTAATTTATTAAAGATTTTAGATGCAATAAAAGTTATTATTATTGCTATTATAATATGGATACTTAATAAGAAGTCTCCACTAGCTCCTACTGCCATAAGTATTAATGTTAAGTTAAGTTAAGCTAATCTTATATCTTTAGATTCTTTATCTATAGAATTACTCCATTTTCCACATCTATCTCCATATCTAGCTAGTATATTACCATCTCCTAAAACCTCCACTACTTCACATAGGTTTCCACACCCATCACATTCAAATCCTTTAACTCTATATTCAACATCAGCTATATCTAAGCCCTTAAAGTTAGTTTTACCTTTCCCTTTTACCTCTCTTTTAGCTATTAATGCTACTCCTAAAGCTCCCATAACACCAAAATTTTCTGGAATAAATAACTCTTCCCCTAACTCCATTTCAAAAGCTTTCTTAATTCCTTCATTAGCAGCAACTCCACCTTGAAATACTATAGGCCCCAATATTTCCTTACCTTTTCCTACATTATTTAAATAATTTCTAACTAATGCCTCACATAAACCTCTTATAATATCTTCAGAATTATGTCCTAATTGCTGTTTATGGATCATATCAGATTCGGCAAATACAGCACACCTTCCTGCTATTCTAACTGGACTAGTAGATTTTAAAGCCATTTTTCCAAATTCTTTTATATCTATCCCTAACCTTAAAGACTGTCTATCTAAAAAAGAACCTGTTCCTGCAGCACATACAGTATTCATTGCAAAGTCTACTACTATTCCATTTCTAATAATAATTATTTTTGAATCTTGCCCACCTATTTCAATAACTGTTTTAGCTTTAGGATATTGATTTAAAGCTGAAACGGAATGAGATGTAATTTCATTTTTTACTATATCTGCTCCTACTATTAGGTTGGCTAAATACCTACCACTACCTGTTACACCAACTCCTAAAATATTTACTTCTCCTTTTTCTTCTTTTAACTCTTTTAACCCTTCTTTTAAAACGTCTATTGGTCTACCCATAGTCCTTAAATATTTATTAAATACAACCTTGTGATCTTCATCTATTAAAACAATATTTGTACTGACAGAACCTACATCAATACCCATATAATAATTCTTCATTATTTTTAGTCTCCCTTCGTTTTTCAAGCAAATCTACAAAGGCTTCTATCCTTGTTATAAAGCCTGCCTCCCCAGTCATTTCATCAACTACTAAAGTCATTATTGGAAAATCATAATCTTTTTGAACTGTTGGCAATATACTTTTAGCTACAATTTCAGGCATACAATTTAATGGTAATATATGAATTACACCATCAAAACCTTTTTCGGAATAATAAATTGCACTTCCAATGGTTTCCCTTCCATGACCTCCAACTAAGGTTTCAATATATGGTTTGGCAAATTTATATTTCCTATTTTCTACTTTAGAGCCAAATGGATATCTTGCAATATGATGTTCTACCCATTTAGTTGGTGTTAGAGACTTGTCAACTAAAACACCCATATGACCTAGTTTTCTTTCAATTTCTAAATTTACAAAGGGCTCAATTATTGTATATATTTCGCCTATTATTCCTATCCTTATAGGATTTTTGTCTTCATTTATTTTTATGTTTTTTAGTTTCAAAACTGTTTGGTCTATTAGATTAATCATTTCTTTAGCACCATAGACATCATATATATTCTTATAGTATTCCTCCATAACCATATCAACTTCATAGCTAT
This genomic interval from Tissierellales bacterium contains the following:
- a CDS encoding 2-hydroxyacyl-CoA dehydratase, which encodes MKITFPQLGNVYIAAKAFMEELGQEVIPPPRCSQKTLEIGTKYSPEMMCLPFKINIGNYIESIEKGADTILITGSCGPCRFGYYSVLEENLLRDLGYEVDFIVFDPIYEGVGKLKNNIEKIFDKNNIRGIVKAGNLGWKLIRGADELTQLSNEIRAYAYDSYEVDMVMEEYYKNIYDVYGAKEMINLIDQTVLKLKNIKINEDKNPIRIGIIGEIYTIIEPFVNLEIERKLGHMGVLVDKSLTPTKWVEHHIARYPFGSKVENRKYKFAKPYIETLVGGHGRETIGSAIYYSEKGFDGVIHILPLNCMPEIVAKSILPTVQKDYDFPIMTLVVDEMTGEAGFITRIEAFVDLLEKRRETKNNEELLYGY
- a CDS encoding acyl-CoA dehydratase activase, with the translated sequence MKNYYMGIDVGSVSTNIVLIDEDHKVVFNKYLRTMGRPIDVLKEGLKELKEEKGEVNILGVGVTGSGRYLANLIVGADIVKNEITSHSVSALNQYPKAKTVIEIGGQDSKIIIIRNGIVVDFAMNTVCAAGTGSFLDRQSLRLGIDIKEFGKMALKSTSPVRIAGRCAVFAESDMIHKQQLGHNSEDIIRGLCEALVRNYLNNVGKGKEILGPIVFQGGVAANEGIKKAFEMELGEELFIPENFGVMGALGVALIAKREVKGKGKTNFKGLDIADVEYRVKGFECDGCGNLCEVVEVLGDGNILARYGDRCGKWSNSIDKESKDIRLA